Proteins encoded in a region of the Halodesulfovibrio marinisediminis DSM 17456 genome:
- the aat gene encoding leucyl/phenylalanyl-tRNA--protein transferase gives MTVYLLSDDDVAFPNPALAGGEGLLAVGGDLRIERLVNAYANGIFPWYDDESPILWWSPDPRFVLFPEDLHIPRSLRRVINSRKFTIKIDTAFEEVMRNCAASLRPDEEGTWIVEEMIEAYCELNEAGLAHSIETWRDDKLVGGLYGVSLGKVFYGESMFFKESDASKVALVWLARLLVAAGFEMIDCQQVTDNLERFGAVAISRDEFLKRLHKAQDAPTIQGQWTFPEEFFPL, from the coding sequence ATGACAGTATACTTACTATCAGATGATGATGTAGCCTTCCCCAATCCTGCGTTAGCAGGTGGGGAAGGCCTTCTTGCCGTTGGCGGTGACTTGCGTATAGAGCGTCTTGTTAATGCGTATGCCAATGGTATCTTTCCTTGGTATGATGACGAGTCGCCTATTCTTTGGTGGTCGCCTGATCCGCGCTTTGTTCTTTTTCCAGAGGATCTGCATATCCCACGCAGCTTACGTCGTGTAATTAACTCACGTAAGTTTACTATAAAAATAGATACAGCCTTTGAAGAGGTTATGCGAAATTGTGCTGCCTCTCTGCGTCCCGATGAAGAAGGAACTTGGATTGTTGAGGAGATGATCGAAGCGTATTGTGAACTTAATGAGGCTGGACTTGCACACTCCATAGAGACTTGGCGCGATGACAAGCTCGTAGGTGGTCTGTATGGCGTTTCTTTAGGCAAGGTTTTCTATGGCGAGTCTATGTTCTTTAAAGAGTCTGATGCCTCTAAGGTTGCGCTAGTATGGTTAGCTCGATTACTCGTTGCGGCGGGGTTTGAGATGATTGACTGTCAGCAGGTGACAGATAACCTTGAACGTTTTGGTGCAGTTGCCATATCTCGTGATGAATTTTTGAAAAGGCTTCATAAGGCGCAAGATGCTCCGACTATCCAAGGACAGTGGACGTTTCCAGAAGAGTTTTTCCCTTTATAA
- a CDS encoding chemotaxis protein CheW — MLDDVRIQCDSAAGYLNHSELAATSAHANTDSQLCTMFYVRLTLQSDLANETPASIFAAHKEQGTIFYLPELTALPALDEYTVGKRYLQYHVLIQSPLQEGVEPTCPVFESLGSAEVSQLGIIESEHSKDATAFFSQYFLSFAGRGHADISEIAVGLQNLLQPLLIQEVPQHSSNNEVAPISQASDVEPPEKSFHFPEESQDSHSSAPDIFCEVDDAKNELLNLEITSPISELEFSLNAPRGTADEIELPDVISNGSSASYIAKVCDQLVPSLEGDMDVPASGKDISSITCFTEILASKKFSDYSQQRSAQQEEKLDRLISHVSELSGIQSKLYDYALTHEDDLLRSMADEFDRLYCVLRDSALELRMVSLEPSLIAVKEWLEDAVQAMSKQIEFSVQGADVQVDAIVAEALTDALSAYFSSSISLVLSANDPAMISLSVEYSGTDVLLFLKHTGSTVLSGRDNIQISEALLGLQAEIFALHGAMAVEQGYQGETCVKVSFPVTKAMIEGLIVQCGDEQYLVPMNQISECVDCNPRMGVEAKENKVILGGETIPCVRLREYVELDGRAENEQCVIIQSLSGTFGLIVDGVVGELQAAVKPVGFLYEHIEMISGVSIKADGVPCLVLNLQHLQTVADCLIIN; from the coding sequence ATGTTAGATGACGTTCGAATACAGTGTGACAGCGCTGCTGGTTACCTGAATCACTCAGAGTTGGCTGCTACTTCTGCTCATGCCAATACTGATAGTCAATTGTGCACCATGTTCTATGTGCGTCTGACATTACAATCTGATCTTGCCAATGAAACTCCGGCTTCAATATTTGCTGCTCATAAAGAACAGGGGACTATTTTTTACTTACCGGAACTGACTGCTCTTCCAGCTTTGGACGAATACACGGTTGGCAAACGGTATTTGCAATATCACGTTTTAATACAAAGCCCATTACAGGAAGGGGTAGAGCCAACCTGTCCTGTGTTTGAATCTCTTGGTTCAGCAGAAGTAAGCCAGCTTGGTATTATTGAAAGCGAGCATAGCAAAGATGCTACTGCATTTTTCTCTCAATACTTTTTGTCTTTCGCTGGACGTGGGCATGCAGATATTTCTGAAATTGCTGTTGGATTGCAAAATTTATTGCAACCTCTACTCATTCAAGAGGTTCCCCAGCATTCTTCGAACAATGAAGTAGCTCCCATTTCTCAGGCCAGTGATGTTGAGCCACCGGAGAAATCCTTTCATTTTCCAGAGGAATCACAAGACAGCCATTCAAGTGCACCAGATATTTTTTGTGAAGTTGATGATGCAAAAAATGAATTATTGAATCTGGAAATTACTTCTCCAATCTCAGAGTTAGAATTTTCGCTTAATGCACCACGTGGTACTGCTGACGAAATTGAGCTCCCCGATGTGATATCAAATGGAAGCAGCGCCTCTTATATAGCCAAAGTTTGCGATCAACTTGTTCCTTCTCTTGAAGGCGATATGGATGTTCCTGCATCAGGAAAAGACATATCTTCTATTACTTGTTTCACAGAGATTTTGGCGTCTAAAAAGTTTTCTGATTACAGCCAACAGCGATCAGCTCAGCAAGAGGAAAAACTTGATAGGCTTATCTCGCATGTGAGTGAGTTGTCTGGCATACAGTCAAAGTTGTATGATTATGCTCTGACACATGAAGATGATTTGCTGCGCAGCATGGCTGATGAGTTTGACAGGCTGTACTGCGTGCTGCGTGATTCTGCACTTGAATTACGAATGGTATCCTTGGAACCGTCACTGATTGCTGTAAAGGAATGGCTTGAAGATGCAGTTCAAGCTATGAGTAAGCAAATAGAATTTAGTGTGCAGGGTGCTGATGTTCAAGTGGATGCGATTGTTGCAGAGGCTTTAACAGACGCATTGTCAGCATATTTTTCTTCAAGTATTTCCTTAGTTCTTTCTGCTAATGATCCAGCAATGATCTCGCTCTCTGTCGAATACTCCGGAACAGACGTGCTGTTGTTCTTGAAGCATACGGGCAGCACTGTTTTGTCTGGACGCGATAATATTCAAATTTCTGAAGCATTGCTTGGATTGCAGGCAGAAATTTTTGCGTTGCATGGAGCCATGGCTGTTGAACAAGGATATCAAGGAGAGACTTGCGTAAAAGTGAGCTTCCCTGTGACCAAAGCAATGATCGAAGGTTTAATCGTGCAGTGTGGGGATGAGCAGTACCTTGTTCCAATGAACCAGATTTCAGAATGTGTTGACTGCAATCCTCGCATGGGCGTTGAAGCAAAAGAAAACAAGGTCATTCTTGGTGGTGAGACTATTCCATGTGTTCGTCTTCGTGAGTATGTTGAGTTAGATGGCAGAGCAGAAAATGAACAATGTGTTATCATCCAATCGTTGTCTGGCACATTTGGACTTATTGTTGACGGAGTGGTAGGTGAACTACAGGCTGCCGTAAAGCCAGTAGGCTTTTTGTATGAACATATTGAAATGATTTCAGGTGTTTCAATTAAGGCTGATGGTGTTCCGTGTCTTGTCTTAAATCTGCAACATCTTCAAACAGTTGCAGATTGCTTGATTATAAATTAG
- the crcB gene encoding fluoride efflux transporter CrcB, whose amino-acid sequence MTKIILLFCAGGLGSLSRYLLSGVFQRAINISFPIGTYLVNIIGCFLFGLIWAYAQDRLSLSPDFRAIVLTGFMGAFTTFSTFIFESTALLDSTQWPYFLLNVVGQIITGVILLKFGLSLGKLL is encoded by the coding sequence ATGACTAAGATCATCTTACTGTTTTGTGCCGGGGGGCTGGGGAGTTTAAGCCGTTATTTACTCTCTGGAGTATTTCAACGTGCCATAAACATCAGTTTTCCAATTGGCACATATCTCGTCAACATTATCGGCTGCTTCTTGTTCGGCCTTATCTGGGCATACGCACAAGATAGACTCTCTCTTTCACCGGACTTCCGTGCAATTGTACTCACTGGTTTTATGGGCGCCTTCACCACATTCTCAACTTTTATTTTTGAATCTACTGCCCTTCTAGACTCAACGCAGTGGCCATACTTTCTCTTAAATGTTGTAGGACAAATAATTACTGGAGTTATCCTTCTAAAATTTGGCCTCTCTCTTGGCAAACTTTTGTAG
- the uvrB gene encoding excinuclease ABC subunit UvrB yields MQDTLFKLETSFTPQGDQPQAIEELTTNLEQGVQDQILLGVTGSGKTFTVAQTIARAQRPALILAPNKTLAAQLYNEFKELFPHNAVEYFVSYYDYYQPEAYVPSSDTYIEKDSSINDNIDKLRHAATHALLTRRDVIIVASVSCIYGLGSPEYYAKLVIPVEVGQAISMDEIITRLVDVQYERNDYDFHRGTFRVRGDVLEIIPAYHHEKALRIEFFGDDIDALHEIDPVTGNIIGSVGKTVIYPASHYVSDKDNLKRAVSDIRDELQVRLADFKAGNKLVEAQRLEQRTMLDLEMIEEMGYCTGIENYSRHLDCRKEGDPPACLLDYFPKDFLLFIDESHITVSQVGAMYKGDRSRKSTLVDFGFRLPSALDNRPLEFNEFLERIGQTVYVSATPGKWELERSQGLVVEQIIRPTGLVDPQLEVRPTKGQMDDLLGECKQRIANNERVLVTTLTKRMAEDLTEYFKSMGVNTRYLHSDIDALERMAIIQALRRKECDVLVGINLLREGLDIPEVSLVAILDADKEGFLRSVGSLVQTFGRAARNVSGRVIMYADTITKSMKAAMGETERRREKQLAFNEEHGIVPQTIMKRIDTPFDSIASTAAEAEKGKKGKKGVAIAPELEHDPKKLAKMIAKLEREMREAAKELEFEKAAELRDQIHILRDRLLETG; encoded by the coding sequence ATGCAGGATACGCTGTTTAAATTAGAAACTTCATTTACGCCGCAAGGTGACCAGCCACAAGCTATTGAAGAGCTGACCACGAACTTGGAGCAGGGCGTACAGGATCAGATCCTGCTCGGTGTTACCGGTTCTGGTAAGACTTTTACTGTTGCACAGACTATTGCACGTGCTCAACGCCCAGCGCTTATCCTTGCGCCGAACAAAACACTGGCAGCACAGTTATACAACGAATTCAAAGAACTTTTTCCTCATAATGCTGTTGAATATTTTGTAAGTTATTACGATTATTATCAGCCAGAAGCATATGTGCCGTCTTCAGACACGTATATAGAGAAAGATTCTTCTATTAATGATAATATTGATAAGCTGCGACATGCTGCGACCCACGCGTTACTTACACGTCGCGATGTAATTATTGTTGCTTCTGTTTCGTGTATTTATGGTCTTGGTTCACCTGAGTACTATGCAAAGTTGGTAATTCCGGTTGAGGTAGGTCAGGCAATCTCTATGGATGAGATAATTACACGCTTGGTAGATGTTCAATATGAGCGTAACGATTATGACTTTCATCGCGGAACCTTCAGGGTGCGTGGTGATGTGTTGGAGATTATTCCAGCGTATCATCATGAAAAAGCATTACGCATCGAATTTTTTGGTGATGACATTGATGCGCTGCATGAGATTGACCCTGTTACTGGGAACATCATCGGTAGTGTCGGTAAGACTGTTATCTATCCGGCTAGTCACTATGTATCTGATAAGGATAACTTGAAACGTGCAGTCTCTGATATTCGTGATGAATTACAAGTTCGCCTTGCAGATTTTAAGGCAGGGAACAAACTTGTAGAAGCACAGCGGTTAGAGCAGCGCACCATGCTTGATCTCGAAATGATTGAAGAGATGGGATACTGTACGGGGATTGAAAACTACTCACGACATTTGGATTGTCGTAAAGAGGGTGATCCTCCTGCGTGTTTGCTTGATTACTTCCCGAAAGATTTTTTGCTTTTTATTGATGAAAGCCACATTACGGTGTCACAGGTAGGTGCTATGTACAAAGGTGACCGTTCTCGTAAAAGTACTCTCGTGGACTTTGGCTTTCGTCTTCCTTCAGCATTAGACAACCGTCCTTTAGAGTTTAATGAATTTTTAGAACGTATCGGTCAGACAGTGTATGTATCCGCAACTCCTGGAAAATGGGAGTTGGAACGTTCACAGGGACTTGTTGTTGAACAAATTATCCGGCCTACTGGCCTCGTTGATCCTCAGTTGGAAGTACGTCCAACAAAGGGACAAATGGATGATCTGTTGGGTGAGTGTAAGCAGCGTATTGCCAACAATGAACGTGTGCTTGTTACAACTTTGACCAAACGTATGGCAGAAGACCTGACAGAGTACTTCAAAAGTATGGGTGTGAATACTCGTTATCTTCATTCAGATATTGATGCTCTGGAGCGTATGGCGATTATTCAGGCGTTGCGTCGAAAAGAGTGTGATGTTTTAGTAGGCATCAATTTATTGCGAGAAGGTCTTGATATTCCGGAAGTTTCTTTGGTAGCAATACTAGATGCGGACAAGGAAGGCTTTTTGCGTTCTGTCGGGTCTCTTGTTCAGACCTTTGGTCGTGCAGCCCGTAATGTCAGTGGTAGAGTTATCATGTATGCGGATACCATTACGAAGAGCATGAAGGCAGCAATGGGAGAAACAGAGCGTAGACGCGAAAAACAGTTAGCCTTTAACGAAGAGCACGGCATTGTTCCGCAGACAATTATGAAGCGTATTGATACTCCTTTTGACTCAATTGCTTCGACTGCTGCTGAGGCGGAGAAAGGTAAGAAGGGTAAAAAAGGTGTGGCTATTGCGCCTGAGCTTGAACATGACCCTAAAAAGCTGGCTAAGATGATCGCTAAGTTAGAACGCGAAATGCGTGAAGCGGCTAAAGAACTTGAATTCGAAAAGGCCGCAGAATTACGAGATCAAATTCATATCCTTCGGGATCGTCTGCTCGAAACCGGTTAA
- a CDS encoding nitrite/sulfite reductase domain-containing protein produces MTTPDGAILQRDKETYAIVPRTPAGMLTPDVLETIAYVCRKYEVPIIKITSGQRMALVGMKEEQVEPIWEELKWKVGRATELCVHYVQACPGTAVCKLGVQDSLGFGLEIEEALYGKPFPAKVKFGVSGCPMCCGESRVRDIGIIGTKKGWEVVVGGNSGPRPRIGDTLAKDLTQEEAWALIEKFLEYYRENSGKRVRISKFVEKEGIEAIKAAIL; encoded by the coding sequence ATGACTACTCCAGATGGTGCAATTTTACAGCGCGATAAAGAAACATATGCAATCGTTCCTCGTACCCCGGCAGGTATGCTGACTCCAGACGTTCTTGAAACGATCGCTTATGTGTGTCGTAAGTACGAAGTGCCGATTATTAAAATTACTTCCGGCCAGCGCATGGCTCTTGTTGGTATGAAAGAAGAGCAGGTTGAACCAATTTGGGAAGAGCTTAAGTGGAAAGTGGGCCGTGCTACAGAGCTTTGCGTACATTACGTTCAGGCATGTCCTGGTACAGCAGTCTGTAAACTTGGCGTGCAGGACTCTCTCGGTTTTGGCCTTGAAATCGAAGAAGCGCTGTACGGCAAGCCATTCCCTGCAAAAGTTAAGTTTGGTGTCTCTGGTTGTCCAATGTGCTGTGGCGAAAGTCGGGTACGTGATATCGGTATTATCGGCACCAAAAAAGGCTGGGAAGTTGTTGTAGGGGGTAACTCTGGTCCTCGTCCTCGCATTGGTGATACTCTTGCAAAAGACCTCACTCAGGAAGAAGCTTGGGCTCTTATTGAAAAGTTCCTTGAGTACTACCGTGAAAACTCCGGCAAACGAGTACGTATTTCTAAGTTCGTAGAAAAAGAAGGTATTGAGGCTATTAAAGCAGCGATCTTATAG
- the radA gene encoding DNA repair protein RadA, with amino-acid sequence MVKTREIYICSACGASAAQWRGQCPKCKEWNTLEARTVSKEQAKRRGSTPLVSSGSAIVPLRDVKEEKHTPFETGMAELDRILGSGLVPGAALLIGGEPGIGKSTLLLQVAGSVAESGRNVLYVSGEESLGQLRARAARLDALDENLTAISTSKLDDVLPVLESANPPDLLIVDSVQTISSLRVEGLPGSVTQVRAVSIELIETCKRVGTSLLLVGHVTKDGQLAGPKLLEHMVDTVISIEGDRRQMYRMMRVIKNRFGPNQELIVFEMVQDGMQIIDDPSTYFLGARDPQLSGTAVVMAVDGQRPFAVEVQALVSRSYLSIPRRTGLGFDVNRLHLLLAVLEKRLRLNFAEVDIYAKVGGGMKLQDPGMDLALIAAVLSSFYDLPLPSKSVLWGEVDLNGQIRPVASHDIRHRQAARLGYRPILCPESEPETGLRTIVQLQEALFSKNG; translated from the coding sequence ATAGTGAAAACTCGCGAAATATATATTTGTTCCGCTTGTGGGGCTTCAGCTGCACAATGGCGTGGACAATGTCCGAAATGTAAGGAGTGGAACACTCTTGAGGCTCGCACTGTTTCTAAAGAGCAGGCCAAAAGGCGTGGTTCCACTCCTTTAGTCTCTTCTGGTTCAGCCATTGTCCCTCTTCGGGATGTGAAAGAGGAAAAGCATACTCCGTTCGAAACGGGGATGGCTGAACTGGACCGCATTCTCGGTTCTGGTCTTGTTCCAGGTGCAGCCCTACTGATTGGTGGTGAGCCTGGTATCGGCAAATCTACTCTGCTACTTCAAGTGGCGGGTAGTGTTGCAGAGTCTGGTAGGAATGTGCTGTATGTTTCCGGTGAGGAATCGCTGGGACAGCTTCGAGCACGCGCGGCTCGACTAGATGCGCTAGATGAAAATCTTACTGCAATTTCCACTTCCAAATTAGATGATGTCCTGCCTGTACTTGAGTCAGCAAATCCACCGGATTTGTTGATAGTGGATTCTGTACAGACTATTTCCTCACTCCGTGTAGAAGGTTTGCCAGGCAGTGTGACTCAAGTTCGTGCTGTATCTATAGAGCTTATCGAAACCTGTAAGCGAGTAGGTACATCTTTACTGCTTGTTGGGCATGTGACAAAAGATGGACAGCTTGCCGGTCCTAAGCTTCTTGAGCATATGGTGGATACTGTAATCTCCATTGAAGGCGATCGCAGGCAGATGTACCGTATGATGCGTGTTATTAAAAACCGTTTTGGTCCTAATCAGGAACTTATTGTTTTTGAAATGGTTCAGGATGGCATGCAGATCATCGATGATCCTTCAACCTATTTTCTAGGTGCGCGTGATCCACAACTTTCCGGCACAGCTGTTGTGATGGCTGTTGATGGTCAGCGGCCTTTTGCTGTTGAAGTTCAGGCGCTTGTGAGCCGTAGTTACCTTTCTATTCCGCGTCGTACAGGGCTTGGCTTTGATGTTAATAGGTTGCACTTGCTGCTTGCAGTGCTGGAGAAGCGTCTTCGCTTAAATTTTGCAGAAGTAGATATTTATGCGAAAGTCGGAGGCGGGATGAAACTTCAGGATCCGGGAATGGATCTTGCGTTGATCGCAGCCGTGCTTTCATCTTTTTACGATCTTCCCCTTCCTTCTAAATCTGTATTATGGGGAGAGGTTGATTTGAACGGACAGATACGTCCAGTAGCCTCTCACGACATCAGGCATCGTCAGGCTGCTAGACTTGGATACCGTCCTATATTATGTCCTGAGAGTGAGCCCGAAACAGGCTTACGCACTATTGTTCAGTTGCAGGAAGCTCTTTTTAGTAAAAATGGATAG
- the clpA gene encoding ATP-dependent Clp protease ATP-binding subunit ClpA — MLSTHLEQAIANAVHEVQERNHEFLTLEHLLYGIAQEDQGYYILEQAGADVPSLLNRIEVFFSSHLEPLPEDVPTEIIRTISVQRVLQRAAMQMQASGRDVVEIGDVLAAMFEEEDSYALYFLRHMEVTRLDILEVVSHEMDGNEWAMMGEEGMNESRTDSLAEFCVDLTEKAKLGEIDPLIGRKSELERTIQVLARRRKNNPLFVGEPGVGKTALAEGLAVRIVDGNVPDSFHDSQIYALDMGALLAGTKYRGDFESRLKGVIQDLKKIEGAILFIDEIHTIVGAGATTGGSMDASNILKPVLASGGIKCIGSTTYEEYKNHFEKDRALSRRFQKIDVPEPTTDECMAILKGLKPYYEEHHGVRYSQPAIKAAVELSARYITERFLPDKAIDVIDEAGAAYRLHGTHRKSNTITANDIERVVAKMARIPEQRVSTGDKQKLSNLVDDLKAQVFGQDKAVDIVGRAILRSRAGLGRDDRPTGSFLFYGPTGVGKTELARQLAEQLGVQFLRYDMSEYMEKHAVSRLIGAPPGYVGFDQGGQLTDAVRKHPHAVVLLDEIEKAHPDIFNILLQVMDYATLTDNTGRKADFRNIILIMTSNAGAREMAAKSIGFGAKDKMDVAQRGLKAVERTFSPEFRNRLDAMVPFHGLGESIMVRIVDKFVAELEEMLKSKRVQIELTEAARKRLAAKGYDDAFGARPMRRVIRTGLEDAIAHEVLFGDLQKGGIATVDVKDVTAPKEADDLGLSMTFLPLSSKKKK, encoded by the coding sequence ATGCTGAGTACGCATTTAGAACAGGCTATTGCAAATGCTGTTCATGAAGTACAGGAACGAAATCACGAATTTCTCACCCTTGAACACCTTCTGTACGGTATCGCACAGGAAGACCAAGGGTACTATATCTTAGAACAGGCCGGTGCGGATGTGCCGTCTTTGTTAAATCGTATAGAAGTCTTTTTTTCATCACACCTTGAACCGTTGCCGGAAGATGTCCCTACTGAGATTATCCGTACTATCAGCGTTCAGAGAGTCTTGCAGCGTGCAGCAATGCAGATGCAGGCTTCTGGTCGCGATGTTGTAGAAATCGGTGATGTGCTTGCAGCAATGTTTGAGGAAGAAGATTCCTACGCATTGTATTTCCTGCGTCATATGGAAGTTACCCGTTTAGACATTCTAGAAGTTGTCTCTCATGAGATGGATGGAAATGAATGGGCTATGATGGGCGAAGAAGGCATGAATGAATCCCGCACAGACTCTTTGGCAGAGTTCTGTGTTGACCTTACCGAGAAGGCCAAACTGGGAGAAATTGATCCTCTTATAGGCAGGAAGTCAGAGCTGGAACGCACTATTCAGGTACTTGCCAGACGCCGTAAGAACAATCCTTTGTTTGTGGGTGAACCTGGTGTTGGTAAGACTGCACTTGCAGAAGGGCTTGCCGTTCGTATTGTTGATGGTAATGTTCCTGACAGCTTTCATGATTCACAGATCTATGCTCTTGATATGGGCGCCTTGCTTGCCGGAACCAAATACCGCGGAGACTTTGAGTCTCGTCTAAAAGGCGTTATTCAGGATCTTAAAAAGATTGAAGGCGCAATTCTCTTTATTGATGAAATCCATACTATTGTAGGTGCAGGTGCAACCACAGGTGGTTCTATGGATGCGTCTAATATTCTTAAGCCAGTTCTGGCCAGTGGCGGCATTAAATGCATTGGTTCTACTACCTATGAAGAATACAAGAACCATTTTGAGAAAGACCGTGCTCTCTCTCGTCGGTTCCAGAAAATTGATGTTCCGGAGCCGACCACTGATGAGTGTATGGCTATCTTGAAGGGACTTAAACCATACTATGAAGAGCATCACGGTGTGCGTTACAGCCAGCCTGCAATTAAAGCAGCAGTTGAACTTTCCGCACGATACATTACAGAGCGCTTCCTTCCTGATAAAGCCATTGACGTAATTGATGAAGCTGGTGCGGCTTATCGTCTGCATGGTACTCATCGTAAGAGCAACACCATTACTGCAAACGATATTGAACGTGTTGTTGCGAAGATGGCACGTATCCCAGAACAGCGAGTGTCCACTGGGGATAAGCAAAAACTCTCCAACCTTGTTGATGACTTGAAAGCTCAGGTGTTCGGACAGGACAAGGCTGTGGATATTGTTGGCAGAGCGATTCTGCGAAGCCGTGCAGGTTTGGGTAGAGATGATCGCCCTACAGGGTCTTTTCTTTTCTATGGCCCTACAGGTGTGGGTAAAACAGAGCTTGCCCGTCAGCTCGCAGAACAGCTTGGTGTTCAGTTCCTCCGGTACGATATGAGTGAATACATGGAGAAGCATGCGGTTTCTCGTCTTATCGGGGCGCCTCCGGGTTATGTTGGTTTTGATCAGGGTGGTCAGCTTACAGATGCTGTCCGTAAACATCCTCATGCTGTTGTTTTACTTGATGAGATTGAAAAAGCACATCCGGACATTTTCAATATTCTCTTACAGGTAATGGATTATGCAACATTGACGGATAACACCGGTCGTAAGGCTGATTTCCGTAATATTATTCTTATTATGACTTCTAACGCCGGTGCCCGTGAAATGGCAGCCAAGTCCATTGGTTTTGGTGCTAAGGATAAAATGGATGTAGCCCAGCGTGGTTTGAAAGCTGTAGAGCGTACTTTTAGTCCGGAATTTAGAAACCGACTTGATGCAATGGTTCCGTTCCATGGCCTTGGTGAATCTATTATGGTGCGCATAGTAGATAAGTTTGTGGCCGAACTGGAAGAAATGCTTAAGTCCAAGCGTGTTCAGATTGAATTGACAGAAGCAGCCCGTAAGCGTCTTGCTGCAAAAGGGTATGATGATGCCTTTGGTGCACGACCAATGCGTCGTGTAATTAGAACAGGGCTTGAAGATGCCATTGCACATGAAGTTCTGTTTGGCGATTTGCAGAAAGGTGGCATAGCGACTGTTGATGTGAAGGACGTAACGGCACCAAAGGAAGCTGATGATCTTGGCCTGAGTATGACTTTCTTGCCATTGAGTTCTAAAAAGAAAAAGTAA
- a CDS encoding DUF190 domain-containing protein has product MHHLQGTVQRLSIYISEKDQFEGKSLYEVIMEQAKDSNLAGVSVFRGLYSYGRDKKIHSMGILRISEDLPLLIQIIDTKENIQSFIPKLEQFTAEALILQEDVTIVAPKTKS; this is encoded by the coding sequence ATGCATCACTTACAAGGCACCGTTCAACGGCTAAGTATTTACATCAGTGAAAAAGACCAGTTTGAAGGGAAAAGCCTATACGAAGTCATCATGGAACAGGCAAAAGACTCCAATCTGGCAGGAGTTTCTGTCTTCCGCGGACTATACAGCTACGGCAGAGACAAAAAGATACACTCCATGGGCATTTTGCGTATTTCAGAAGACCTCCCCCTTCTTATACAAATTATCGACACAAAAGAGAACATTCAAAGCTTTATTCCGAAATTAGAGCAATTCACTGCAGAAGCTCTTATTCTGCAAGAAGACGTAACAATAGTTGCACCCAAGACTAAATCTTAA
- a CDS encoding class IV adenylate cyclase, with amino-acid sequence MAFEIELKFIHIDPVLVREKLSALGGLCKGRHLERNVVFDSPERDMKNAGKLLRLRTKQWKNEHETVLTLKLPPKGDMPEDVKIYDERETKVESFEGTYAILEGLGYEGAFRYDKMREEWTLDNVEICIDELSFETVIELEGERDDIFVLADKLSLPRENASTATYHELHRAYRERNNLASQDSFYFTDEECQNLLNTL; translated from the coding sequence ATGGCGTTCGAAATCGAACTGAAATTTATACATATTGATCCTGTATTGGTGCGCGAGAAACTATCAGCACTCGGTGGTTTGTGTAAAGGAAGACATCTAGAGCGTAATGTTGTTTTTGATTCTCCTGAGCGTGATATGAAAAATGCTGGCAAGCTGTTACGGTTGAGAACAAAGCAGTGGAAAAATGAGCATGAGACAGTTCTTACATTGAAACTTCCGCCAAAAGGTGACATGCCTGAAGATGTAAAAATATACGACGAGCGAGAAACAAAAGTCGAGAGCTTTGAGGGAACGTATGCTATCCTCGAAGGGCTCGGATACGAAGGTGCCTTCCGTTATGATAAAATGCGCGAAGAGTGGACGCTCGATAATGTAGAAATTTGTATTGATGAACTTTCATTTGAAACTGTTATTGAGTTGGAAGGCGAACGCGATGATATTTTTGTTCTAGCGGATAAGCTTTCGTTGCCGAGGGAAAATGCCTCAACGGCTACATATCACGAGCTTCATAGGGCGTATCGCGAGAGAAACAATCTTGCTTCGCAAGATAGTTTCTATTTTACTGATGAAGAATGCCAGAACCTGCTGAACACCTTGTAA
- a CDS encoding ATP-dependent Clp protease adaptor ClpS, whose amino-acid sequence MAEHHRPDLDSDILLEDELKEPRKFRVLMHNDDYTTMDFVILILVEVFRKTTQQATQIMLSIHEKGVGECGIYTAEVAETKIAIVRARAKEAGYPLKCTMEEV is encoded by the coding sequence ATGGCTGAACACCATAGACCTGACTTAGATTCTGATATTCTGCTTGAAGACGAACTGAAAGAGCCTCGCAAGTTTCGAGTGCTCATGCATAATGATGATTATACCACAATGGATTTTGTCATTTTAATCCTTGTTGAAGTGTTTCGGAAAACCACTCAGCAAGCAACACAGATTATGCTGAGCATTCACGAAAAAGGTGTCGGAGAATGTGGAATCTATACTGCTGAAGTTGCAGAAACGAAGATTGCAATTGTCCGTGCCCGCGCGAAAGAAGCTGGCTATCCTCTAAAATGTACAATGGAAGAGGTATAA